A window of Blastomonas sp. SL216 contains these coding sequences:
- a CDS encoding LytTR family DNA-binding domain-containing protein, which translates to MTTALIWQASSFGTWIPVAWLLSRLTQSRRCDERIVAGALTLGLVVIPLQATVTALLDASFSPTSVLPLVSRWTTQLPVSTALYTGVMAIVAALAWRRRAAAEQARNARMQQALARARTAASRASAKLGVQAASLLVSEGSRQVPVDLNRAEWFGSAANYVVVNWEGREGLVRRTLRSIEEELDAAIFARCHRTAIVNLAMVLHATLLSDGTWRLTMQSGSEVAVSRTYRDVILDRLGAAKA; encoded by the coding sequence TTGACGACAGCGCTGATTTGGCAGGCATCGTCCTTTGGCACCTGGATACCGGTTGCCTGGCTGCTGTCCCGCCTGACTCAATCGAGACGCTGCGATGAGCGCATCGTCGCGGGCGCACTTACGCTGGGGCTGGTCGTGATCCCATTGCAGGCCACGGTGACGGCCCTGCTCGATGCCAGCTTCTCGCCGACGTCGGTTCTGCCATTAGTCAGTCGGTGGACCACCCAATTGCCGGTGAGTACCGCGCTTTATACCGGCGTGATGGCGATCGTCGCCGCACTCGCTTGGAGAAGAAGAGCAGCGGCCGAGCAGGCCCGCAATGCCAGAATGCAACAGGCCCTTGCACGCGCCAGGACGGCAGCATCGCGGGCTTCAGCAAAGCTGGGCGTACAAGCCGCCTCCTTGCTCGTCTCTGAGGGTAGCCGCCAGGTTCCTGTCGATCTCAATCGGGCCGAGTGGTTCGGCTCCGCAGCGAACTACGTTGTCGTGAACTGGGAGGGACGCGAAGGCCTCGTTCGCAGGACGCTGCGATCGATAGAAGAGGAACTGGATGCGGCGATATTCGCCAGATGTCATCGTACAGCCATCGTGAACCTGGCAATGGTGCTGCATGCAACTTTGCTTTCTGACGGAACGTGGCGCCTGACGATGCAAAGCGGATCGGAAGTCGCCGTTAGCAGAACATATCGGGACGTCATCCTCGATCGCCTCGGTGCCGCAAAGGCGTGA